In the Rubrivivax gelatinosus IL144 genome, CGCGCTGCGCAGCGCGGTGCAGGGCCTGGGCCGCGCGCGTCCGCGCTCGCGCTGACGCCGGCCCCGCGTTTTTTCCGGATCCCCGCGATGCGGCGTGTCGCCCGCCTGATCTTCATCGTCTTCACCGTCCTGCGCTTCGGCCTGGACGAGGTGGCGCTGTCGGCCTTCCGCCAGCCCTGGGTGCGCGTGCTGGTGCGCCTGGTCACCGTCGGCCGCCGCCTGGACGAGCCGCGCGGCGTGCGCCTGCGCCGCGCCTTCGAGCGCCTGGGCCCGATCTTCGTGAAGTTCGGCCAGGTGCTGTCCACGCGCCGCGACCTGCTGCCGCTGGACGTCGCCGACGAGCTCGCCAAGCTGCAGGACCGCGTGCCGCCGTTCCCGCCGGCCGTCGCGCGCTCGCTCGTCGAACGCGCCTTCGGCCGCAGCATCGAGGACATCTTCAGCCACTTCGAGACCGAGCCGGTGGCCAGCGCGTCGATCGCGCAGGTGCACTTCGCGACGCTGAAGAACGGCCGCGAGGTCGCGGTGAAGGTGCTGCGCCCGGGCATGCTCGAGGTCATCGACGACGACCTGACGCTGCTGCACACGCTGGCCCGCTGGGTCGAGCGCCTGTCGGCCGACGGCAAGCGGCTGCGCCCGCGCGAAGTCGTCGCCGAGTTCGACGTCTACCTGCACGACGAGCTGGACCTGGTGCGCGAGGCCAGCAACGCCGCCCAGCTGCGGCGCAACATGGACGGCCTGGACCTGCTGCTGGTGCCCGAGATGATCTGGGACTACTGCACGTCCTCGGTCATCGTCATGGAGCGCATGTACGGCGTGCCGATCAGCCAGGTCGAGCGCCTGCGCGAGGCCGGCGTCGACTTCAAGAAGCTGGCGCGCGACGGCGTCACGATCTTCTTCACCCAGGTCTTCCGCGACGGCTTCTTCCACGCCGACATGCACCCGGGCAACATCCAGGTGAGCCTGGCGCCCGAGACCTTCGGCCGCTACATCGCACTCGACTTCGGGATCATCGGCACGCTGACCGAGACCGACAAGGAGTATCTGGCTTACAACTTCTTGGCTTTCTTCCGCCGCGATTACAAACGCGTGGCCGAGTTGCATGTCGAGAGCGGCTGGGTGCCGGCGAACACGCGTGTCGACGCGCTGGAAGGCGCGATCCGCGCCGTCTGCGAGCCGCATTTCGACCGGCCGCTGAAGGATCTGTCGCTGGGCCAGGTGCTGATGCGCCTGTTCCAGGCCTCGCGCCGCTTCAACGTCGAGATCCAGCCGCAGCTCGTGCTGCTGCAGAAGACGCTGCTCAACATCGAAGGCCTGGGCCGCCAGCTCGACCCCGAGCTGGACCTGTGGACGACGGCCAAGCCTTTCCTCGAACGCTGGATGAACGAGCAGATCGGCTGGCGCGGCCTGCTCGACCGCCTGCAGCACGAGGCGCCGCACTACGCGCAGATCATTCCCGAGCTGCCGCGCTTGGTGCATGCGGCGCTCAAGCCCAGGGCCGAACCGGCGCCGTCGCCGGTGATGCTGGCGCTGCTGGCCGAGCAGCGGCGCACCAACCGGCTGCTGCAGGCGGTGCTGTGGTCGCTGGTCGGTTTCGTCGTCGGACTCGTCGTCACGCGCGTGCTCCTGCACGCCGCCGGTGTCTGAGGCTCGCCGAAGCCCCTTCGCCGAGACGTTAGAATCAACGCTTTGCTTTTCAAATCAAGGGTTTAGCCATGCCGA is a window encoding:
- the ubiB gene encoding ubiquinone biosynthesis regulatory protein kinase UbiB — protein: MRRVARLIFIVFTVLRFGLDEVALSAFRQPWVRVLVRLVTVGRRLDEPRGVRLRRAFERLGPIFVKFGQVLSTRRDLLPLDVADELAKLQDRVPPFPPAVARSLVERAFGRSIEDIFSHFETEPVASASIAQVHFATLKNGREVAVKVLRPGMLEVIDDDLTLLHTLARWVERLSADGKRLRPREVVAEFDVYLHDELDLVREASNAAQLRRNMDGLDLLLVPEMIWDYCTSSVIVMERMYGVPISQVERLREAGVDFKKLARDGVTIFFTQVFRDGFFHADMHPGNIQVSLAPETFGRYIALDFGIIGTLTETDKEYLAYNFLAFFRRDYKRVAELHVESGWVPANTRVDALEGAIRAVCEPHFDRPLKDLSLGQVLMRLFQASRRFNVEIQPQLVLLQKTLLNIEGLGRQLDPELDLWTTAKPFLERWMNEQIGWRGLLDRLQHEAPHYAQIIPELPRLVHAALKPRAEPAPSPVMLALLAEQRRTNRLLQAVLWSLVGFVVGLVVTRVLLHAAGV